A stretch of the Actinomycetota bacterium genome encodes the following:
- a CDS encoding phosphoribosylaminoimidazolecarboxamide formyltransferase — translation MEMRYGVNPHQKARVGEGSPEPLKLLNGSPSYINVLDALNAWPLVREARAAVNAPVAASFKHVSPAGVAVAGNPDEAMREVWGLGNGPVGPLTSAYVRARDADPKCSFGDMIAVSEPVDLELAEFLARVISDGIVAPGFEPGTLEILSRKKKGAFLVFEADPAYRPPQWERREVFGMVLEQEQDALPITDACLTMAEGPELGPEAVADALLGMITVRYTQSNSVAYLSDGMTLGIGAGQQSRVDCTRLAGAKAANWWMRRNPAVRDLPLPDEMSRQDRLNWQIRYAEGDMTAGEWAAFAEVAGDTQPIPADLRSAWGEQLEGVTLASDGFIPFRDNIDYASRYGVRYVVEPGGSLRTPEVAAACRELGISLVHTGIRLFHH, via the coding sequence ATGGAAATGCGATACGGGGTCAACCCCCACCAGAAGGCACGCGTCGGCGAAGGCAGCCCGGAACCCCTGAAGCTGCTCAACGGCAGCCCTTCCTACATCAACGTCCTCGACGCCTTGAACGCCTGGCCTCTAGTGCGTGAGGCTCGGGCCGCGGTGAATGCCCCGGTCGCGGCATCGTTCAAGCACGTCTCCCCCGCCGGCGTGGCGGTTGCCGGCAACCCCGACGAAGCCATGCGGGAGGTGTGGGGGCTGGGCAACGGCCCGGTCGGCCCGCTGACCTCGGCCTACGTCCGTGCCAGGGACGCGGACCCCAAGTGCTCGTTCGGCGACATGATCGCCGTATCCGAGCCGGTGGACCTCGAGCTCGCCGAGTTCCTCGCCCGGGTGATCTCCGACGGCATAGTCGCTCCGGGGTTTGAACCAGGCACCCTGGAGATCCTCTCCCGCAAGAAGAAGGGCGCCTTCCTGGTCTTCGAGGCCGACCCCGCGTACCGGCCGCCGCAGTGGGAGCGCCGGGAGGTCTTCGGCATGGTGCTCGAGCAGGAGCAGGACGCGCTCCCGATCACCGACGCCTGCCTGACGATGGCCGAGGGCCCCGAGCTGGGCCCGGAAGCGGTCGCCGATGCTCTGCTCGGCATGATCACGGTTCGCTACACGCAGTCGAACTCAGTGGCCTATCTGAGTGACGGGATGACCCTGGGCATCGGCGCCGGTCAGCAGTCCCGGGTCGACTGCACCAGGCTTGCAGGAGCCAAGGCGGCCAACTGGTGGATGAGGCGCAACCCTGCCGTGCGTGACCTGCCGCTGCCCGATGAGATGTCCCGCCAGGACCGGCTGAACTGGCAGATCCGGTATGCCGAGGGCGACATGACGGCGGGTGAGTGGGCGGCCTTCGCCGAGGTCGCCGGCGACACCCAGCCGATCCCCGCCGACCTGCGCTCCGCCTGGGGCGAACAGCTGGAGGGCGTCACCCTGGCCTCCGACGGATTCATCCCGTTCCGGGACAACATCGACTACGCCAGCCGCTACGGAGTCCGGTACGTTGTGGAGCCCGGGGGGTCGCTCCGGACGCCCGAGGTCGCCGCTGCGTGCCGGGAGCTGGGGATCTCGCTCGTCCACACCGGCATCCGGCTGTTCCACCACTGA
- a CDS encoding nucleotidyltransferase family protein, with amino-acid sequence MIGRITGIILAGGSSSRLGQPKQLLDFEGRPLLQHAVDAMEKSGLYDVVVVLGHRADEVAEAVQIGPGTRIVVNPDYAQGQATSLRTGLEAADERSDAAVVILGDQPAVNALMVRTIAETYQATGGKVVQAVFGGKPNHPTLFEKELWPELKAIEGDKGAREVLKRHPEWVVQVELGGEVPSDLDTWEDYERLTGRAQPSAEA; translated from the coding sequence GTGATCGGCCGCATCACCGGCATAATCCTGGCCGGGGGATCGTCGTCGCGCCTCGGCCAGCCGAAACAACTCCTGGACTTCGAGGGGCGCCCTCTGCTTCAGCACGCAGTCGACGCCATGGAGAAGTCGGGCCTGTATGACGTGGTGGTTGTGCTGGGCCACCGGGCGGACGAAGTCGCTGAAGCCGTTCAGATCGGCCCAGGCACCCGCATAGTGGTGAACCCCGACTACGCCCAGGGTCAGGCGACCTCGCTCAGGACGGGGCTTGAGGCGGCCGACGAGAGGTCCGACGCCGCCGTGGTGATCCTGGGCGACCAGCCCGCCGTCAACGCGCTCATGGTCCGGACGATCGCCGAGACCTACCAGGCCACCGGCGGGAAGGTGGTTCAGGCCGTGTTCGGCGGCAAGCCAAACCACCCCACGCTCTTCGAAAAGGAGCTCTGGCCGGAGCTGAAGGCGATTGAGGGCGACAAGGGCGCCCGCGAGGTCCTGAAGAGGCACCCCGAGTGGGTGGTGCAGGTCGAGCTGGGCGGAGAGGTGCCCTCGGACCTGGACACCTGGGAGGACTACGAGCGGCTTACGGGCCGGGCGCAGCCCAGCGCCGAGGCCTAA
- a CDS encoding SRPBCC family protein: MGIALQNDFTVPAPVEDVWNYFNDPQKVAPCLPGAELTQVVDQNNFKGRVKIKMGPVSLSFAGTLQIVSRNPASHTIVMKGVGGEEKGKGQAEANVTAVLTGSGNSTTVKINQDITMSGAVAQYGRGMMGDVTTVLMNQFAKCLSSAIQGKGGGAPKAASGFGIAAQSTAVGMKRLFGGKK, from the coding sequence GTGGGTATTGCACTTCAGAACGATTTCACGGTACCGGCACCAGTAGAAGACGTTTGGAACTACTTCAACGACCCGCAGAAGGTTGCACCCTGCCTGCCCGGCGCAGAGCTCACCCAGGTTGTCGACCAGAACAACTTCAAGGGCCGCGTCAAGATCAAGATGGGCCCCGTGTCCCTGTCGTTCGCAGGTACCCTGCAGATCGTCTCCCGCAACCCGGCATCCCACACCATCGTCATGAAGGGCGTCGGCGGCGAGGAGAAGGGCAAGGGTCAGGCCGAGGCCAACGTAACCGCAGTCCTAACCGGCTCCGGCAACTCCACCACCGTCAAGATCAACCAGGACATCACGATGTCCGGCGCAGTCGCACAGTACGGCCGCGGCATGATGGGTGACGTCACCACCGTCCTCATGAACCAGTTCGCCAAGTGCCTGTCCTCTGCCATTCAGGGCAAGGGCGGCGGCGCACCGAAGGCAGCCAGCGGTTTCGGTATCGCAGCCCAGTCCACCGCTGTGGGCATGAAGCGCCTCTTCGGCGGCAAGAAGTAA